The window AACTTAATGTCCATCTTGGGTTTGAATACTgcatcctttcttctccttttttttcatttctcttttttcctctttttcctgaaAATTCTGATTTTGATTTCCTTTAGCTTATGTGTCTTTATCTCATAGAACACAATAAATTGTTCTCTTTGCATTTACAGCTCAAATATTATGATGGGATAAAAGGGTTATATGCCTATTGCAGGGTACTTCAGTTCTCAGGCCTCTACAAACTTATCTTAACAATGTCCAGGTGAGGAGACCAAATTGCCTCAAAGTTTGGGAGACCAGGAATTGTGGCCTGAGCTTGTGTTCTTTCCAAGTGTAATTCTTCATCCCAATTTCTGTTAGGATGAATGAAATGATACCAGTATGCCAATCCATAACATCAGAGAAGAGGCTCCTTTAGTCAAGAATAAGGCCAGGAACACTTTTGGGGCCAATGATACTCAAGTTACTTTTGGTGACAGATTGCACTAGTGGCAGATTAGAACCCAGAGATGTAAAGCCTCCCTTCATTAACTCTTCATTAACTCTTCATTAACTCTTAAAGGCAGTCTTTACTGGTCATAAAGGTGGGAAGAATATTTAGGAAGGTCTTTGTAGACTGAAGTGGTTTTATTTCCATTGTTagagaaataattcaaaatgtacATCTTCGCCATGCCCCATCACTAGTGTTATTTCTACTTAcggaaaggtaaataaaaatatctttgaccTGAAATAAAAGGACTTGCTTATGTCAATTAAAAGCTGTATGGCAAATAATTTCCTGATCCTTGAACTGAGAATTATAATGGAATTATAATCTTGGCTCTGCCTAATTTGTAGGACTATAGTGATAACTGAATGAGGTATTAAATATAGAgtgacccccccaaaaaaaaacaatgaaacccaAAGGAAAGCTTCAAAAAGGAATTCATAAAGGaaatgcacacaaacacacaaacacacaaacattgGATGCAGGATAATACAGATTTTATtaggaaagaatggaaagaagaaaattcagtcATTGTGAAGAGTTTAGTAACCTGTCAGAAGTTACTAAATATAATGCATATATCTAAAAAGATGATCAATAATGATCACTGTGGAGagctaaatatacacatataagaggttgttttaggggcacctggctggctcagtcggttaagctccaactcttgattttgactcacgtcatgatctcatggtttgcgagtttgagcccacattgggctctgccctgagagcaTGGAATctacttgggtttctctccctctctctctgctcctccccactcacattttctctctctgtgtctctctttccctccccccgccaaaaaaaaaaaaaaacttaaaaaaatttgtttaatggtttctggtctcacatttatgtttttcatccattttgaatttatttttgtgtatggtgtaagaaagtggtccagtttcattcttctgcatgtcctcatccagttttcccaacactttttgttgaagagactgtcttttttccattggatattctttcctgctttgtcaaagattagttgaccatatagttgtgagtccatttctgggttttctattctgttgcattatgtgtctgttttcgtgccagagccatactatcttgatgactacaactttgtaatatagcttgaaatctggaatggtgatgcttctagttttgtttttctttttcaggattgctttggctatttagggtcttctgtggttccaaatttttggattgtttgttctggctctttgaaaaatgctggtggtattttgatagggattgcattaaatgtgtagattgcttttggtagtatagacattttaacagtgtttgtcTTTCCAATATGTGAGCAGTGAATGCTTTTCCGTTTATTTGtgtcctcaatttctttcataagtggtctatagttttcagaatacagattttttacctctttggttaggtttattcctagatatcttattggttttggtgcaattgcaaatagaatagattccttgatttctttttctgctgcttatttattggtgtatagaaatacaacagatttttgcatgttgattttatatcctgtgactttgctgaattcacatattagttctagcaattttttggtggagttttttgggttttctacatagagtatcatgtcatctgtgacaGTGGAAGTTTGAtgtcctccttgctgatttggatgctttttatttctttttgtgtctgatttctaaggctaagacttccagcactacgttaaatagtaatggtgagagtggacatccttgtcttgtttctgaccataggggaaaggctctcagtttttcctcacttaggatggtattagctgtgggtagTCTATATACGGCCTTTATGACATTGAGGTATGTGTcatctaaccctactttgttgagggtttttataaagaatggatgtattttgtcaaatgctttttatgcatctatcgCTGATAGATGATTcttatgattcttatcctttcttttactaatgtggtgtgtcacattgatttgtgaatactgaaccagtcCTTCAAACaaggaacaaatcccacttgatcatggtgaataattcttttaatgtactattgaacTAGATTctctagtatcttgttgagaatttttgcatccatgttcatcagggatactggcctatgatataggaaaccatcaaaatcctagaggagaacaaaggcagcaacctctgtgacctcagtcagagcaatttcttactagacacgttaccaaaggcaagagaaacaaaagcaaacatgaactattgggacttcatcaagataaaaaccttctgcacagtgaaggaagcaaccaacaaaactaaaaggcagactaCAGAAtggagacgatatttgcaaatgatatatctgataaagggttaatatccaaaatccataaagaacttagcaaactcaacaccaaaaagcaaataatccagataagaaatgggcagaaaacatgaagagacacttttctaaaaaagacatccggggtgctagggtggctcagtcagttaagctactgacttcagctcaggtcatgatctcgcggtttatgagtttgaggcccacattgggctctgtgctgatagctcagagcctggagcctgcttcggattctgtgtctccctctctctctgcccgtctcctgcttgtgctccgtctctctgtctctctgtctctgtctctgtctctctctctctcaaaaaaaaaaaaaaaaagacatccagatggctaacagacacatgaaaagatgctcaacattactcaccatcagggaaatacaaatcaaaaccacaatgagatattacctcacacctgtcagaatggctagacttaacaacacaagaaacaacaggtgtttgtgggaatgcaaactgatgctgccattctggaaaatagtatggaggttccttaaaaaactgaacatagaactaccctatgacccagcaagtgcactattaggtatttacccaaaagacacaaaaatacaaatttgaaggggtacatgcaccctaatgtttatagcagcattatcagcaatagccaaactatggagagaacccaaatgtccatcgattgatgaatggataaagaagatatggtatatatatatacaatagaatatttctcagccaccaaaaagaatgaaatcttgccatttgcaatgatgtggatggatctagaatgtactctgctaagtgaaatattcagaggaagacaaataccatataatttcactcatatgtggaatttaagaaataaaacacatgaacatTGAGGAgggtaaaaaagagaagagagagagaaataaaccacaagagactcttaatgatagagaacaaactatggtctgacagagggaggcaggagggagataGGCTTGATGGCTAacaggtattaaggagggcacttgctgtgatgggcactgatgttgtatgtaagtggtgaatcactgaattctgttcttgaaaccaatatttcactatatgttaactaaataaaatttaaacaaaaaataaaataaaaagacaatttaaatGCCATAGAAGTGAAAAGTGATGGTCACTTTTCCAAGGCTGAAACTATGAATCAACAGATGTTGACCAGCATCTGGAGTTGACCAGTTGGAGTAGATCAGCAATTCTTACAGTGatcaagagaaaataagaataagattAAATTTAAGTAGACTTCATTCCCCTAATAGAATCACAAGCATTGCAGTAAAAGATGATGAAAGTGCAGAATAAGCATGTGTTCCCAGTAAAGTTTAGGGAGAAAGTTCTTACAGGAACAGCAACTTTGGTAAACTGGTCTAGAAATATATCTTTGGTCAGTGGTGGGTCTACAACAAGTCGATCAGCAGCAGGAAGGCTAGAAAGAgctggacacacacacagtgcagcAGCAGGTAGTCCTGCAGCAGGGGCTGTGGTACCAGGTTGGGCGGCAGCAGGCTGACAACAGCTGAATGCACAACCTTGAGCTAGGCACCCAGGCAGGCAGGAGCACGTGGGGTGGTAGTAGGTTCTCTTGCAGTACACGGGGATAGAGCAATCTGGCTGGGAGCAGGCTGTACAGCAGCAACTGgggcagcagcaaggctggcagtAGCTGGACCCACAGCCACTGGATCCACAGCAGGTGGTCCTGCAGAAGGTAGGCTGGGAGCAAGAGAAGGAACATGAGTGGGTCATGGTGTCAGGGGTAGAGGGTGGGCAGGTCCTGTTCAGAGGTGAGTTTCTCAGATTCTAGTGCTCCTTTCTGTTCTGAGGCTTTTGTGCCCTAGACCCCTGAAGTTTGGATCGTGGGAATGGCTTTTCttcttgttgttattgtttacATTGATTTCGAAGATCACTGGGGGAGGTGTGGAAAAAATGAGGAAGCTGTTCCCTAAATGTTATGATTTCCAGAAAATAAGTGTTTAATGTGTTTCCTATTTGAGAATGACTCATAGAAAAATTTTCAGATATAGGGTTACAGGTTGGCTTAATTGgataaatgtccaactcttgatcccagctaaGGTATTAATCTCAGGAAGATGAGCTCAAGACCtatattgggctccatgttgggcacaATGcctaggataaaaaaaaaaaaaaaaagagagaacgaAAGAAACTAAATACCCAGATAAAACCAAGGTGGTCACATCAGGAGCAACACTTTTGCTACAATAAATTAACCGTGTGATATTGTTCCTACTGGCCTGGGGTGTGGTTGGTAGGTGAGGTCAACAGATATCCCCAGGTTGCTCCATAGGTTGAACACAGATTGGGATGTTCCTGAAATGAGGGACATGATGTTGATATGTTCACAGTAATGAATTATAATCATGAATGAGACTAAGTCTGTTTCCTCCCAAAAGCCTGATTCAACACTTTCACAGTCATCTGTCTCTTGTACGACCCTAGTCCATCTTGGTATCCCATTTCAATGAAACACATGAGTGGAGGATGTCTGACAACATCTATTCCAAATGTGAAAGCAGAATCAAAGAGGAATATAGAAGCCACAGAGTACACTGAGACTaagaaaacatcaataaataTACTTCCTGGATAACCAGTGCTCCTGATTTATGAAGAACTGACAAATTGCCTtatgggagggaagagaaatagGTTTGGCAGAAAATCACAAGATGCCATTTTACTATATACCATTAGGTCCTGGGGACAAGGAGGCCAAACAAGAATGTGATTTCCACGACCCAAACACAAGCGTGTTCAGCTGCCTCTGTTGCTCACGAGGACACCGCAGGCTCACCTGTATGTGAGGCAGAAGAGTGCTGAGGGCCTGGATGCCACGCAAGGCAACAGGAGCATCCTGGGTTCCCCAGGGCTCTAAAGGGCGGGTCCCGCTGTCCTCACATATGGCTGCTGTGGCTGAGTTGTACGACACTGATGTCTACAACTTAGTGCCAGTGATGGCCCGCCTGTCCAGGAGAATAACACTTCTGTGGTCAATGAAGGCCTCGGATGGACATCTTGCTGGTGCTGAGACTAAGGGTGTTTGCTACCACGTCTGGAGATCTGAACGTAAGTGCGCTTCAGCAAGCGCCCGAACCACAGTCTTGGATCCGAGTGTGTCCATGTCAGCTGTGGGACATTCCACTGTGAAATCTCCTCAGCTGAAAATGCGCATAATGACTTGTGGAGGACTGTGTATGGCTCCACACGGACACTGCATGTGATGTAAAACGTACGTgcataaaaccacaaagacaaTACGGGATTCCAAATGATTAGGGTTTATTAAGAGATACAGGCGAGACTCCCCGCGTCTAGGGAGACATTGAAAGGGAACATGACAGGCAGCAAGAGGCGTACAAGCTTCATGAGTACaccgagaaagaaaacatacccgTGTGGGCTTTCAGCAGTTTCCACGAGTTATAGGTCATTCCTGAGGAGGTGTTTCGCTGACGTGTTTAGAGGGACAGGATAAAGTTCTTGACTACGGAGAGCAAACAGAGATCCTAACTCTGTATCAGGTTGGGGGAAGCTGGCACAtgagccagaggaaggaaagaagaagcgaATCAGGGAGAAGCGGTCCACACTTCATCAGGCTGATTCACAAGATGGTAGACAGGCGGACGAATAACCGAGATGTTGGGGGTTGCGGGCTGGCTTTCCGCAACGCGTGGCAGTGACCGATTCCCAAGTGGCAAGTCCGATGGTGGTTCTTGGCGAGGCAATCAGCAGCAGGAAGGCTGGCAGCAGGATCCAGAGCCCTGGGCTAGGcacccaggcaggcagcagcaggTGGGGTGGTAGCAGGTTCTCGTGCAGTACACGGGGGTTCAGCAACCTGGCTGGCAGCAGCGGGACCCACAGCAGTTTtgtccacagccgctggacccacagccgctggacccacaacagctgggctggcagcaggtggtccggcagcaggtggtgtgacagcaagttgggcagcagcaaggctggcagcagctcgacccacagccgctagacccaccgccgttgtgtccacagccgctggacccacagcagctgggctggcagcaggtggtccggcagcaggtggtgtgacagcaagctgggcagcagcaaggctggcagcagcctgaaccacagccgctagacccaccgccgttgtgtccacagccgctacacccacagcagctgggctggcagcaggtggtccggcagcaggtggtgtgacagcaagctcggcagcagcaaggatggcagcagcctgaaccacagccgctagacccaccgctgttgtgtccacagccgctacacccacagcagctgggctggcagcaggtggtccggcagcaggtggtcctgcagcacgtaggctggcagcaagaggagcagcacgagtgggtcatggtgtcaggggtggagggtgggcaggtccTGTCCGGAGGTGAGGTTGTCAGATTCTGGTGCCTCCTCCGGTTCTGGGGCTTTTATGCGCTGGACCCCCGAAGGTTAGGCCAATGGGCAGGACTTTCCTTGTTGGTGTTTACATCGTTTTCCATAGTCACTGGGGGAATCATAAACGAGGAAGCTGTTTCCTAAACGCTAGGAATCGTTACAAAATAAGTGTCTAATGGTTTCCTATTTGAGAAtaactcacagaaacattttccaacGAGAGGAAGGTGGGCACATCAGCAGCATCGTTCCTGTTTCAGTGATCATGGCATCCATCGTGTGATCACGTTCTGCTGGGGTGGCTAGGGTCACAGCAGTGTTCCCTCCCCAGTCTTTGCCCTTAGACTGAATGTGGATTGCGAGTATCTCTGAGGTGAGGGGCATGATGCTGATATGTTCACTGGGACAAATGTGGTAGATCCCTGAGGCCAGTTCCGTTTCCCCACAGAAGCCGGATTCAAGACTCCCACAGGCCTATCTGTCTCCTGTAGCACCCAACCCCACCTGCGTATCTCAGTTCAATCAAAGCCCCTTGCGAAGCCGATGTCTGGTGTTTTCTCTGCCACATGGCAAGGCAGAAGCAAagcaggtggggagaagcagcagcagtagtCTGGGACTAAGCAAGCATCAGTCAATAGACGTCCTTGTTGAACAGGACCCCTGATTTTCCTAGGGTCGGATGCTTTCACCGGAGGTGGGGCTTTCAGGGGCATAAAGGCGGGGGCAGGATGGGCAAAACCAGGTGAGTTGGGGACTCTAGCCCTAACCTTGTTAGCTAGCCTCGTCAGTGTCCTCACGTCGCtcattacatctttatttatggttgctctttcttttttctgtcaggctgtctttctttttctgcctttctcccttcctccctgcatgcCTGTCCATGCAGGTCCCTTCTTCGCAccgtgccttctttccttccttccttctttcccttcattctttagtttctttctttctttcttctcttccctttctccctctcttcctccctccccccttccttctaggcttcctttcttcctccctcccttctccttttccccctactcctctcctcatcccccccattcatattgcaccctcttcttctgtttcttccaatgaTTTTCTCCATCCGCCCGGCTAATTAAGAACATAGTGGAATGAATGGTGACAACCATAGTCTGCCAAAGACGTCTGAAGCCACCAAACCTATCTCTTGGGTATTGGTGTGTTTGGGACAACTTCTGCCTACCAGCTCTGCACCTCAATGCCTAAGTGCCCTTTTCACACGCAGCAGAATGTCAGGCTGCCTGAGCATGCCACACggagaaaacacactcaacccttgcttctggagagtgGGTTTATAAAGACTCCAGCTCCCTCGTGGCTGAAATAAGAGAATctcaacctgtgtgtgtgtgtgcgtgtgtgtgtgtgtgtgtgtgtgtgtgcgtgtgtgtgtgtatgtgtgtatgcgcgcgcgtgtgtgtgtgtgcgcgcgcgcgagtGTGCCTCTTTGGAGTTGTACCGTGTCTGAGATACCTTTCAGGGTAAAGCTTTGGTTGCAAACTGTGATGCTGGCCTCAAAGTGTTACTTCCCTGGGACACCTCCCTACACTCGGACCAGTGTGATATGACCTCCCCAAAGAAGCCACATTCCTGGACTCTTTACTGAAGAGGAGCTTCTGGAAAACCAAACTCTGACATTCCTTTACCACactcagtctcaatttcctcacgtCTACAATGGGAACCTTAATACCTACTTTGCCAATCCCTCCAAGAATTAAAGGGAATGCTCATGAAGGATTTAGTCAACAGCCAGCAAATACGCGGAAACATGGGTCGTGTcaggttttcatctcattttgccaACATCGCGCTCTTGAGAACCAGCAGCGGTAGGCACGTTTGGCCTTGGCAGTCTCTCCAGAGCATCCTGGGTACCTAGTCTCCAATGGTGGCATGTGTCCTGGATAGGGGCCTTCGAAGCTCATCAGAggtccctccactgctcccagGAAGGGACCCGGGGACCTGTCTCCTATTCCTCTCAGAGCTTGAATCGGCCTCACAGCCCTGAGTGCTGAGTTGGCACCAGTAGTTCAGGACCAGAAGCAGCAGACTTCGTTCCTGACTCCTAGGAATGCCCACGtggttgtctctcttttcttcctcacattctcctcacccccacggagcaggcatcattttttccccctcggtTGCTCACACTTCCTCCACAATACACCAGAgcttattctgtttccttagatGGTTCAGAGCTCATGGATTACTCAAAGTCCTACATGCCCATTGCACGATCTCTCTGGCCCTGACACCATGCTTCATCAACTCTCTGGGCAGCATTTTGATCACGATGACAAACTGCCTTacaggaggggagagacacaggttTGGCAGAAAATCACAAGATGCCATTTTACTATATACCATTAGGTCCTGGGGACAAGGAGGCCAAACAAGAATGTGATTTCCACGACCCAAACACAAGCGTGTTCAGCTGCCTCTGTTGCTCACGAGGACACCGCAGGCTCACCTGTATGTGAGGCAGAAGAGTGCTGAGGGCCTGGATGCCACGCAAGGCAACAGGAGCATCCTGGGTTCCCCAGGGCTCTAAAGGGCGGGTCCCGCTGTCCTCACATATGGCTGCTGTGGCTGAGTTGTACGACACTGATGTCTACAACTTAGTGCCAGTGATGGCCCGCCTGTCCAGGAGAATAACACTTCTGTGGTCAATGAAGGCCTCGGATGGACATCTTGCTGGTGCTGAGACTAAGGGTGTTTGCTACCACGTCTGGAGATCTGAACGTAAGTGCGCTTCAGCAAGCGCCCGAACCACAGTCTTGGATCCGAGTGTGTCCATGTCAGCTGTGGGACATTCCACTGTGAAATCTCCTCAGCTGAAAATGCGCATAATGACTTGTGGAGGACTGTGTATGGCTCCACACGGACACTGCATGTGATGTAAAACGTACGTgcataaaaccacaaagacaaTACGGGATTCCAAATGATTAGGGTTTATTAAGAGATACAGGCGAGACTCCCCGCGTCTAGGGAGACATTGAAAGGGAACATGACAGGCAGCAAGAGGCGTACAAGCTTCATGAGTACaccgagaaagaaaacatacccgTGTGGGCTTTCAGCAGTTTCCACGAGTTATAGGTCATTCCTGAGGAGGTGTTTCGCTGACGTGTTTAGAGGGACAGGATAAAGTTCTTGACTACGGAGAGCAAACAGAGATCCTAACTCTGTATCAGGTT of the Neofelis nebulosa isolate mNeoNeb1 chromosome 16, mNeoNeb1.pri, whole genome shotgun sequence genome contains:
- the LOC131498481 gene encoding keratin-associated protein 9-1-like encodes the protein MTHSCCSSCCQPTCCRTTCCRTTCCQPSCCGCSGCGHNSGGSSGCGSGCCHPCCCRACCHTTCCRTTCCQPSCCGCSGCGHNGGGSSGCGSGCCQPCCCPACCHTTCCRTTCCQPSCCGSSGCGHNGGGSSGCGSSCCQPCCCPTCCHTTCCRTTCCQPSCCGSSGCGSSGCGQNCCGSRCCQPGC